GACGGATTGTGCAGCTTACTACCGATTACGACATTGTCGCCGAATATGGCAAGGGCGTGCTGGCCCGTCCAACTGGGGTCTTTGTTGATGACGAGGGCACCGTGTTCGTTGCCGATGCCGGTCTGAACCAGGTGGTGATCTTTGCTGCCGATGGTACGCTCCGCCAGCAGTTTGGCCGACCGCAAGAACCCCTCTTCGGCAAGCGACGTGAATTTTTGCCGCGCAAAATTGCCGTAGACAGGCGTAAAAACCTCTATATCATCAGCGAAGGTTCTGTCCAGGGCGTTATTCAACTGAATCCCGATGGACGTTTTATCGGTAACGTTGCAGCAAACACTGCTCAAATGTCGCTGCGGATGATCTTGCAGCGCATGTTTCTGAGTGAAGAACAACTTGCGCAACTGGTACGCAATGAAGCAGCTTCGCCATCGAATGTGATCATCGATCAGCAATCGATGCTTTACACAATCACAGCCAGCACCTTTCCTGATCAGAGTATTCGCAAATTTACCGTTGCCGGGCGCAATATTCTACCCCCGGTTTACGGCTCAACCTCGTTTCGCGATATTTACGTTGATCCGGCGGGATTACTGGTAACTGTTGATGGGGACGGGCGCATTTTTGAATACGATAACAACGGCACCTTACTCTTTATGTTCAACGCCCGCGATAACGGCGATCAGCGACGCGGGACACTGATCAATCCGACCGGCATAGCGCGCTACAACGATACCATTTATGTCCTTGATAAGGATAAAAACGCATTGCTGGTCTATCGCGAAACGGCCTTCGCCAGCATTGTGCATCAGGCCATGCGGCTGTATCTGGCCGGCTTTTATCTGGAAGCACAGCCCTACTTCAACCAGGTGCTCAATTACAACGGCTCGTTCATCATGGCGTATCAGGGCATTGCCGATGCAGCCTTCAGAGCAGGCGACTATCAGACGGCACTGACTGCATATCGCTACGCTGAAGATCGGATCGGCTACTCTGAAGCTTTTTGGGAGCTACGAAATATCTTTTTACAGCGTTACCTCGGCCCTGCGATCATCGTTCTTGTGATCGGTGCCACTGCACAGCGCATCTTCCGCCACCTGGAACGACGGCATCACTGGCTCGATCCGGTGCGTGCCTCACTCCACACCATTCGCCGGTATCGCCTGGTGGACGACGCAGCATTTCTCTTCCGCTTCATCAGCAAGCCGGCTGACAGCTTCTCGTACATTAAAACCGGCGAGCGTGGTAGCCTCGGCTTTGCACTCGGCATCTATCTGTGGGTGATTGTGGTCTATGTGCTATCACTCTATCTGATGGGATTTCCTTTTAATGCCTATGCCTATCCGAGCCAGATTCGGGTTGAAAACGAGATTATCGTGCCGATAGTTCTGCTTGGACTGTGGAATGTTGCCAATTATCTGGTTTCAACCATCAGCGATGGCGAAGGCCGAGTGCGTGATGTCGTGATTGGCACTGCCTACAGTCTCTTCCCCTACGCCCTCTTTATGCCGTTGGTGATTGCGCTCTCCAACGTGCTGACGCTCAATGAAGCCTTCTTAGTCTCCTTTTCGCAACAACTTATCTGGGGCTGGACGGGGTTGATGCTGTTTATTATGGTTCGCGAAATCCACAACTATACCCTTTCCGAAACTACAACAAACATCCTGCGCACACTTTTCACGATGGTCATGCTGAGTTTGACCGCATACATTCTCTATCTGCTCTTTGGGCAACTGATTGATTTTGTCGTCACGATCTGGCAGGAGATTGGGTTACGTGGATAAGATTATCAATATTCTCATTGTTGTAACACTATTTATGACGTGTCAGCCGGTTGCACAAGCCGCAGGCTGGCAACGTGTGGTTCCTGACGGCTATGAACGAGTAGCGACCAACACCGGTTTCGAGCTGTATCTCAACCGTGAAACGCTGGCGTTTAAGGTGCTTGACCGGCGCAGCGGTTACCTCTGGTCATCGAATCTGGACGAGGTCACGCCCGAAGATCGCCTCAATCGAAGCTGGACGGCCTTTGCCCGGAGTGGGATCAGCATTGAGTATATGGATAGCCGCGCCAATACGCGCCGGGCTTCGATCACAAATGCCGCCCATGAACTGGACATCACGCTGATCAATAACGGCTTCAGGGGACAATTGACCTTTACTGAACCGGCGATCACACTCACCGTACAGGTCACACTCACAGCAGATGGGGTACAGATTGAGGTGCCGGCAAGTGGCATTGTTGAAGGCGGATCATTTCGGCTGGCGCAGCTACACCTCTACCCCTTCTTCGGTGCCACTCGCGCTGCCCAGACCCGTGGCTACATGCTGATCCCTGATGGAAGCGGTAGCCTGATCACCTTTGCCGAACAGACCAACGCCCGCACCATGTTTTACGGTCGCTACTACGGTGCCGATCTGGGGATGCGCGGATCATTCCCCAACAACCCCAATAGCCGTCCGCCATACCTGCTCTCGGCTCCGGTGTTCGGTATGGTGCATGGCGAGGGTCAGCATGCGTTCCTGAGTATTCTTGAACACGGATCGGCCTACGCCGAATTACAGGCCCATCCGGCGGGGATCATCACCCAATTCAATTTTCTCTACAACCTCTTCATCTACAACGAGAGCTACTTTCAGCCGACCAACCGCGCCGGTAGCGGCGTCACCGTGATTCAACCGCAAACCAATACCTTCGACATTGTCCAGCACTACCACTTTCTGACCGGGCGCGAAGCCGACTATGTCGGACTGGCACGAGCCTATCAGCGCTTCCTCGTTGACCGGGGTGTCTTGCGGGCAATGCCTGCAACGCAGCGTGATCTGCCACTGCGGATCGAATTTTTAGGTGCTGAGCGTGAGCGTGTTCTCTTCTGGCAACGCGCCATTCCCATGACAACGATTGCCCACATGGAGGAGATACTGGCGAGCTTGCCAACGCAACGGGTTGAAGCGACCTGCTACGGCTGGCAACCATTAGGCGCAACCGCACCACAACCGCTGACCCTCCGTATCGAAGGCGCCCTGGGGAGTCGAAATGATCTGATTGCCCTGGCCCAAACCATCACTGACCGGGGAGGGCACCTCAACCTGTACCTTGATCCACAAGCCGGTATTGTTGACGAGAGCGGCTACACTCGCAACGAGGTAGCAATGGCAATCAACAAAGCAATGCTCCAGGGCAACCATCGCGGGATGCAGCAACTCTACCTCAACCTGCCCGCAGTCGAACGACGCATCACCGCGCTGAAAACGGCAACGCGGGATTATAACCTGGGCCTGGCACTTGATGGGATTGGGTTTCGCCTCTATAGCGATTTTCGCAACGAAACCCGGCGCAACCGCGAGGCTATGATCCAGGCCTATCAGGAACTGCTCGCCGAGAACGGCCCCTTTGCCCTTTACCGGCCTAATGCGTATCTGTGGCACGCCACCCGTGCTTACTACGACATGCCACTCGGCGATAGTGGCTACATCTACACATCCACAAGCGTGCCATTTCTGCCAATCGTTCTGGCCGGCTATATACCCTATTACGGGCCGGCACTCAATTTTTCGGCCAATGTCGAAGAAGATCTGCTGCGTCACGCCGACTATGGCGCATATCCATCATTCTTCCTGACCCACGAGCCAACCGCAGCCATGTTGAAAACCAACTCAAACTGGCTCTACACCTCGGCATACGCGCAATGGCGTGATGAAATTGAAAAGGCGTATACCTGGTTAGCAAAGCTGTTAGGACCGGTACAGGGTTCATCCATTGTGGCCCGTTCAGCACCCTTCCCTGGCGTCTCGATCACCGATTATGCGAATGGGAAACGCATCATCGTAAACTACACGACTCGCCAGATAACCCTGGCCGGTACGACGATCCCACCCCGTGATGCGGTACTTATCGAACGACCGTGACACCTGTTCGCTACATCTCAGGGTGTCAGGAACGGAGATACGAGGAGGAGCAACATGGCAAAGAGTGGCTTGAGACTACGCTTTCGTCTGCGTGAAAATATGCAGGGTTATCGATTCATCATGCCCTGGCTGGTGGGATTTATCCTCTTCACGGCCACACCGCTGATACAGACATTTCAGTATAGCCTGAGCGATGTCCGAGTCGCGATTACAGGTGTTGAGCTAACCGCAATTGGCTGGCAAAACTACACCCGTGCGCTCTTTACTGATCCAACGTTTGTGCAGCTTCTGATCGAATATATTATTGAGACCAGTATTTCAGTACCGATTATTTTGATCTTTGCTATGATTATTGCCCTGTTTTTAAATGTCCCATTCTGGGGCCGCGGTCTTTTTCGCACAATCTTCTTTTTGCCGGTCGTCATTACCAGTGGCCCCGTTATCGGCGAACTGACCGCACAAGGAGCCACCGCCGCACCACAGATTGCTACTTCTGCGGTAGTAACCGGGTTTGTTGCTCAATTACCACCGTTACTGCGCGATCCGGTACAATATTTGCTCACATCTTTTATTCTCATTTTATGGTTTTCCGGTGTGCAGATTCTGATCTATCTGGCCGGTTTGCAGAAAATAGACCGTTTTGTCTACGAAGCAGCCGCTGTCGATGGAGCATCAGCCTGGGAGATGTTCTGGAAGATCACGCTACCGTCGTTATCCACGACAACCCTGATAAATGCACTCTATACCGTGGTGACACTCTCCCATTTTTCAGAAAATAAAGTTGTCAAATACATCCATTCACGCATTTATGATGTTGAAGGCGGGATCGGCTATGCCAGTGCAATGACCTTTCTTCATTCGCTGGCCCTGATCGGACTGTTGATCGCGACATTTCTGGTTCTCCGTCCGCGTACCCGGGATTAAGCCAATGGATACCACCATCCGAACCCATACCAGTAAAAGGCACCGGATCATGCCACGGCTCCGCTTTGACTATCTATGGCGGATTTTGTGGGGAGTCCACAACCGGCCCGGCATCGTTCCGGTAAGCCTGTTGTACGCTGTTTTAACGGCAATCGGCTTTGTGTACCTCTACCCATTGCTGTTCATGGCGATTACCAGCTTCAAGAGTCCAGAGGATTTGTTGAATCCGATGGTGCAATGGGTACCGACACAGCTCTACCTGGGAAACTACATCAAGGCATGGCGCGTGCTCGATTACCTGGAAGCCTTGCGGGCGACCATTCTCGTCAGTATTGCGCCGACTACCCTCCAGGTCGTTGTCTGTGCGCTGATCGGCTACGGACTGGCCCGCTACCGGTTGTGGGGAAAATCGCTCCTCTTCGTGCTGATTTTTGCAACATTTGTGATCCCACCCCAGAACACCGTCATTCCCCAAATGCTTAATTATCGGTATCTGAACCTGTTGGGGAATGGTCTGGCTCTGCTGATTCCGGCAGCACTGGGCCAGGGCTTCAAGAGCGCAATCTTCATTCTCATCTTCTACCAGAACTTTCTCTCATTACCAAAGGCACTTGAAGAGGCAGCCCGTCTTGATGGTGCATCGGATCTCGGTATCTTCTGGCGGATTGCCCTTCCCGGCGCAACCCCGGCATTTATTGTCTCGTTCGTCTTTTCGGTGGTCTGGTACTGGAACGAGACCTACCTGACCACCGTGTTTCTGGAAGGAGGGATTCAGACACTCCCAATGCAGCTCGCCAAATTTACCCAGGCGTATGAAAACCTCTATCCATCGGGCATGGTTAATATGTTCGACCGCCTTAATGAAGCAGTCAAAATGAGTGGTACATTTCTGACCATTTTGCCACTGCTGATTCTGTACTTTATCTTGCAACGTTGGTTTGTCGAATCGATTGAACGATCAGGACTGGCCGGTGAATAAACTGCTTTTCTGGAATTTGCTGCTAGGGATCGCGTTATTGGTCACGGCGTGTTATGCACCGAATGAACAACGTCCAGTGCCAACGGCCAATCTCACGATCCCATCAACCACTGCCGTATCTGTGCCGGAACCAACAATGCCTGCCCCAGCGCCAACGCCGACACCGGTGAATGATGAGGCGATCATCGCCTACGAGATGCAAGCAGCCTTCAGGTTTTTCTGGGAACAGGCAAACACCAACCCGGACAGTCCGGGGTATGGTTTGATCCGGGATCGCTATCCGGGATCGGCAGGCATCGCCAGCATTGCCGCGGTTGGGTTCGGCCTGAGTGCCATCATTGTCGGCGTCGAACGAGGGTATATCAGCTACGATCAGGGCTACGAGCGGGTGTTGGGCACATTACAGACCCTTACTCGTATGGAGCGCGAGCAGGGTTTCTTCTACCACTTTGTTGACATGGAAAGTGGAAAACGGGCCTGGCAGAGCGAGGTCTCAAGTATTGATACCGCCATCTTAATGATGGGTGTATTATCGGTCGGTCAATACTTTGGGCATGATGTACAACAACTAGCCGACGAACTCTACGCCGGAGTAAACTGGGGCTGGTTCCTCGATCCTGACCGACAAATGTTTTACATGGCCTATCGGCCGGAAGAGGGTTTCAGCGGCCACTGGGATTTCTACGCCGAACAACTGATGCTCTACGTCCTGGCTGCCGGATCACCAACCTACCCGGTTGATGAGCGCCCGTATTACAGC
This genomic window from Chloroflexus aurantiacus J-10-fl contains:
- a CDS encoding YIP1 family protein produces the protein MKRYQLLLVIILSLWLAWWAPSALADTPYVTWTPGPGGELFMTQDAYIPVDEVRLPVTGPEDLYMTTNGMIYLADTGNGRIVQLTTDYDIVAEYGKGVLARPTGVFVDDEGTVFVADAGLNQVVIFAADGTLRQQFGRPQEPLFGKRREFLPRKIAVDRRKNLYIISEGSVQGVIQLNPDGRFIGNVAANTAQMSLRMILQRMFLSEEQLAQLVRNEAASPSNVIIDQQSMLYTITASTFPDQSIRKFTVAGRNILPPVYGSTSFRDIYVDPAGLLVTVDGDGRIFEYDNNGTLLFMFNARDNGDQRRGTLINPTGIARYNDTIYVLDKDKNALLVYRETAFASIVHQAMRLYLAGFYLEAQPYFNQVLNYNGSFIMAYQGIADAAFRAGDYQTALTAYRYAEDRIGYSEAFWELRNIFLQRYLGPAIIVLVIGATAQRIFRHLERRHHWLDPVRASLHTIRRYRLVDDAAFLFRFISKPADSFSYIKTGERGSLGFALGIYLWVIVVYVLSLYLMGFPFNAYAYPSQIRVENEIIVPIVLLGLWNVANYLVSTISDGEGRVRDVVIGTAYSLFPYALFMPLVIALSNVLTLNEAFLVSFSQQLIWGWTGLMLFIMVREIHNYTLSETTTNILRTLFTMVMLSLTAYILYLLFGQLIDFVVTIWQEIGLRG
- a CDS encoding DUF5696 domain-containing protein, translating into MDKIINILIVVTLFMTCQPVAQAAGWQRVVPDGYERVATNTGFELYLNRETLAFKVLDRRSGYLWSSNLDEVTPEDRLNRSWTAFARSGISIEYMDSRANTRRASITNAAHELDITLINNGFRGQLTFTEPAITLTVQVTLTADGVQIEVPASGIVEGGSFRLAQLHLYPFFGATRAAQTRGYMLIPDGSGSLITFAEQTNARTMFYGRYYGADLGMRGSFPNNPNSRPPYLLSAPVFGMVHGEGQHAFLSILEHGSAYAELQAHPAGIITQFNFLYNLFIYNESYFQPTNRAGSGVTVIQPQTNTFDIVQHYHFLTGREADYVGLARAYQRFLVDRGVLRAMPATQRDLPLRIEFLGAERERVLFWQRAIPMTTIAHMEEILASLPTQRVEATCYGWQPLGATAPQPLTLRIEGALGSRNDLIALAQTITDRGGHLNLYLDPQAGIVDESGYTRNEVAMAINKAMLQGNHRGMQQLYLNLPAVERRITALKTATRDYNLGLALDGIGFRLYSDFRNETRRNREAMIQAYQELLAENGPFALYRPNAYLWHATRAYYDMPLGDSGYIYTSTSVPFLPIVLAGYIPYYGPALNFSANVEEDLLRHADYGAYPSFFLTHEPTAAMLKTNSNWLYTSAYAQWRDEIEKAYTWLAKLLGPVQGSSIVARSAPFPGVSITDYANGKRIIVNYTTRQITLAGTTIPPRDAVLIERP
- a CDS encoding carbohydrate ABC transporter permease, with product MAKSGLRLRFRLRENMQGYRFIMPWLVGFILFTATPLIQTFQYSLSDVRVAITGVELTAIGWQNYTRALFTDPTFVQLLIEYIIETSISVPIILIFAMIIALFLNVPFWGRGLFRTIFFLPVVITSGPVIGELTAQGATAAPQIATSAVVTGFVAQLPPLLRDPVQYLLTSFILILWFSGVQILIYLAGLQKIDRFVYEAAAVDGASAWEMFWKITLPSLSTTTLINALYTVVTLSHFSENKVVKYIHSRIYDVEGGIGYASAMTFLHSLALIGLLIATFLVLRPRTRD
- a CDS encoding carbohydrate ABC transporter permease; its protein translation is MPRLRFDYLWRILWGVHNRPGIVPVSLLYAVLTAIGFVYLYPLLFMAITSFKSPEDLLNPMVQWVPTQLYLGNYIKAWRVLDYLEALRATILVSIAPTTLQVVVCALIGYGLARYRLWGKSLLFVLIFATFVIPPQNTVIPQMLNYRYLNLLGNGLALLIPAALGQGFKSAIFILIFYQNFLSLPKALEEAARLDGASDLGIFWRIALPGATPAFIVSFVFSVVWYWNETYLTTVFLEGGIQTLPMQLAKFTQAYENLYPSGMVNMFDRLNEAVKMSGTFLTILPLLILYFILQRWFVESIERSGLAGE
- a CDS encoding glucoamylase family protein, which encodes MNKLLFWNLLLGIALLVTACYAPNEQRPVPTANLTIPSTTAVSVPEPTMPAPAPTPTPVNDEAIIAYEMQAAFRFFWEQANTNPDSPGYGLIRDRYPGSAGIASIAAVGFGLSAIIVGVERGYISYDQGYERVLGTLQTLTRMEREQGFFYHFVDMESGKRAWQSEVSSIDTAILMMGVLSVGQYFGHDVQQLADELYAGVNWGWFLDPDRQMFYMAYRPEEGFSGHWDFYAEQLMLYVLAAGSPTYPVDERPYYSFIRHVGRYGNGEPFIHSWFGSLFTYQFSHAWIDFRNRIDAKGVDWFANSVAASRAHYDFAVAMDAKYTTLGPNAWGLTACDGPNGYEGRYGAPPSGYDNRAHLIDDTVPPAGAIGSIIFTPDESLQAMRYYYSLEPLKGVYGFNDAFNLSRNWYATDVIGIDKGISLLMLANYQDGLIHRITMAHPAILAGLERLGIEQLQEE